One stretch of Chiloscyllium plagiosum isolate BGI_BamShark_2017 chromosome 17, ASM401019v2, whole genome shotgun sequence DNA includes these proteins:
- the irx5a gene encoding iroquois-class homeodomain protein IRX-5a, whose protein sequence is MSYPQGYLYQPSASLALYSCPAYSTSVISGPRTDELGRSSSGSAFSPYAGSTAFTAPSPGYNSHLQYGTDPTAAFTSYVGSPYDHSTGMAGSIGYHPYAAPLGSYPYGDPAYRKNATRDATATLKAWLSEHRKNPYPTKGEKIMLAIITKMTLTQVSTWFANARRRLKKENKMTWTPRNRSEDEEEEENIDLEKNDDDEPPKSLEKGNSSESESGNQKTKIVEIACERFEEQDPSKESGQILCDSELKDGEERETIHSPKATTSSLVVPPGAELLHESNDSELENAHTNRTHTLPSNTANCNVTSVIHSPPATSSKPKLWSLAEIATSDKSKEQSEPLQSACPGQGCAVSASASSPSRSPCPYPNSAVLGRPLYYTSPFYTGYTNYGSFGHLHSHHGGSSTTHFSSNGLSQTVLSRAEALAKLCPEAKTKSPAQIDHCKDTSSYDLKKGMSNI, encoded by the exons ATGTCGTATCCTCAGGGCTACTTGTACCAACCGTCAGCTTCTTTAGCTCTTTACTCGTGTCCAGCGTACAGCACGAGCGTAATATCGGGACCCAGGACGGATGAACTTGGGAGATCTTCCTCGGGATCTGCGTTCAGTCCGTACGCCGGATCGACAGCGTTTACAGCTCCTTCCCCAGGCTATAACAGTCACCTCCAGTACGGCACAGATCCGACCGCTGCTTTCACTTCCTACGTG GGCTCTCCCTATGATCACTCGACGGGAATGGCTGGATCTATAGGATATCACCCGTACGCTGCTCCTTTAGGCTCTTATCCCTATGGTGACCCAGCCTACCGAAAAAATGCCACCAGAGATGCCACTGCCACTCTGAAAGCCTGGCTCAGCGAGCACAGGAAGAACCCTTATCCCACCAAAGGCGAGAAGATCATGTTGGCCATCATCACCAAGATGACTCTGACTCAAGTCTCCACTTGGTTCGCGAACGCCAGGAGGAGGCTGAAGAAGGAGAACAAGATGACCTGGACTCCGAGAAACAGGAGCGAAGACGAGGAGGAAGAAGAGAACATAGACCTGGAGAAAAACGACGATGACGAGCCACCAAAATCTTTAGAGAAGGGAAACTCGTCGGAATCAGAGTCAG GGAATCAGAAAACGAAGATAGTAGAAATCGCCTGTGAAAGATTTGAGGAACAAGATCCCAGCAAAGAAAGTGGGCAGATCCTTTGCGATTCGGAGTTAAAAGACGGAGAGGAAAGAGAAACCATTCACTCGCCCAAAGCCACTACTTCTTCCCTGGTTGTGCCTCCTGGAGCTGAGCTCTTACACGAAAGCAACGACTCCGAACTGGAAAATGCACATACAAACCGAACTCACACTCTTCCGAGTAACACCGCGAACTGCAATGTGACTTCAGTCATCCATTCCCCCCCGGCTACAAGCTCCAAGCCCAAACTCTGGTCTCTGGCGGAAATCGCTACCTCGGACAAGTCCAAGGAACAGAGCGAGCCACTGCAGAGTGCGTGCCCGGGTCAGGGCTGCGCCGTGTCGGCCAGCGCCTCGTCTCCATCccgttccccttgtccttacccgAACAGCGCCGTGCTGGGTCGGCCTCTCTACTACACCTCGCCCTTCTACACGGGCTACACGAACTATGGTAGCTTCGGGCACCTTCACAGCCACCATGGAGGTAGCAGCACAACACACTTCAGTTCCAATGGATTAAGCCAGACTGTCTTAAGCAGAGCAGAGGCTCTAGCAAAACTCTGTCCCGAAGCTAAAACAAAGAGCCCGGCACAAATAGATCATTGCAAGGACACGTCGTCTTATGATTTGAAGAAAGGTATGTCCAATATTTAA